In Candidatus Hadarchaeales archaeon, the genomic stretch CTCACCCGCCCCTACGTTGGCCTCCCTTCTCCCTGGAAAAACCCACGCGTAACCAAAAGGGGTCAGGAGAGGATCCACGATAAGAGTAGGCTCCGCCTCGCTCACCCTCTCCATTTCCACCCTTTTCCCTACCGCGAACCCGAAATGCCTCACCTTCCCCCCTAAAAAGTTCCTAACCAGCGAGAGGGCTCCATCCGCCCCTATCACCATCTTGGTCCTGAGTTCCCCATTCAGAAGCATATTTCCCTCCTCCCTTTCCAGCAGGTGGACCTTTTCCCTCCTGATCTCTCCTCCCTCTCTCCTCACCTTTTTCGCCAGCTTCTCCTCCCATTTCTTCCTGTTGATGAAGAGGAATCTGAACTCACTACGCCATCCAGGGGCCCTTACCCCCGAGAAGCGAAGTTCCTTGCCGTGGAACCTGACGGTGAGGCTCTCATGGACCTTCTCCACCGCCCCCTTCACCAGCTCCCCCACGTCGAACCCGTAGAGCCTCTCCGCCATAAGCTCCCCGCATGCCTTGTGCCCGAACTCCGTGCTCCTCTCCAGCACCAACGGAGATATACCCTCTTCCAGTAAGGAGAGGGCCGCGGTAAGGCCCGCTGGCCCTCCCCCCACGATTACCACCTCTTCCATCCTCTACTTTCGGAGAGGGGCTTTAAAGGGGAAAGAGGAGCTTTAAAGATGGAGAGGTCCCTTCAACTGGTAGTCTTGATAGCACTCGCCCTTACCGGACTGGGTGCTTCCTTCCTTTTTCCTCCCAGCGGACTCATCCTGAAAAACCTAACTATGGAGGCGGGAGAGGGGGACCTCATCGTCAGGGCAGAGGAAATGATCATCACTGGTGCCCTAGTCCCCTCTCAAGGAAAGCTGGTAATTGAACTTTCTGAAATGACAGCGAGAAAGTTCTCCATGGATTGGACAACCAAGATAAGGGCTGACCAATTGAAGGCCAAGAAGGTGAGCATGATAGTGGATCCCTCCAAGCTCGAGAACCGGGGGATGGGATCCTTCCTTCTTCTTCTGCTGGAAAGGGGAGAAAACATAGAAGTGAAGGAGCTGAAGATAAGGGGAACGGAATTAAAGGCAGAACGCCTCTATACGCGTGAAATCCTGCTGAAAGGTATGAGGCTCTAATCCTCACATCCCCATTATCTTCATGCTCACCTCTCGGAGCACC encodes the following:
- a CDS encoding FAD-dependent monooxygenase; protein product: MEEVVIVGGGPAGLTAALSLLEEGISPLVLERSTEFGHKACGELMAERLYGFDVGELVKGAVEKVHESLTVRFHGKELRFSGVRAPGWRSEFRFLFINRKKWEEKLAKKVRREGGEIRREKVHLLEREEGNMLLNGELRTKMVIGADGALSLVRNFLGGKVRHFGFAVGKRVEMERVSEAEPTLIVDPLLTPFGYAWVFPGRREANVGAGE